The Fibrobacter sp. UWEL genome includes a region encoding these proteins:
- a CDS encoding FAD:protein FMN transferase: MFFACSKDDSTNTQEFKTSAKSFEAMNTFMTLKSYGPKSDAVNDSVASIIAGLEANLSTTKESSLIYKFNHDNSGEEKSITIPPEFAKLFLFSLNMAQKTDGAFNPTLYPIVHLWGFTTEKYRVPSAPEIAEALTLTDFTMVTISEKDESGAATIQMKKGMMMDMGAVGKGFAGDRAIQMMKSKGITSAILDFGGNVQTLGCKSDGKPWKVGVNNPWGDAPLGGIAVCNKAVITSGGYERYFEQNGKRFIHIFDGHTGRPVENELASVTIVAESGLYADALSTSLFVMGKDKAIEFWKNNHESFQMILTMNDHTIAYTDGLKDVLTLTHQIKSKTIIQK; this comes from the coding sequence ATGTTTTTCGCCTGTTCAAAAGATGATTCTACGAACACACAGGAATTCAAGACATCAGCAAAATCATTCGAAGCCATGAACACATTCATGACCTTGAAGAGTTACGGTCCAAAATCAGATGCGGTCAACGATTCCGTTGCATCAATAATCGCAGGTCTCGAGGCAAACCTTTCTACCACAAAAGAAAGCAGCCTTATTTACAAGTTCAATCATGATAACAGTGGCGAAGAAAAGTCCATCACCATTCCACCGGAATTCGCCAAACTATTCCTTTTTTCCCTAAACATGGCCCAGAAAACAGACGGAGCCTTTAACCCAACGCTCTACCCCATCGTTCATTTATGGGGTTTCACCACCGAAAAGTATAGGGTTCCCTCGGCTCCCGAAATCGCAGAAGCCCTTACCCTTACCGACTTCACGATGGTCACGATTTCAGAGAAAGACGAATCCGGAGCAGCCACAATCCAAATGAAAAAAGGGATGATGATGGACATGGGCGCCGTTGGCAAAGGATTCGCCGGTGATCGCGCAATCCAAATGATGAAATCAAAAGGCATTACTTCCGCTATTTTAGACTTTGGCGGAAACGTACAGACATTAGGATGCAAGTCCGATGGCAAACCATGGAAAGTCGGCGTTAACAACCCCTGGGGAGATGCGCCCCTTGGAGGCATCGCAGTCTGCAACAAGGCTGTCATTACAAGCGGTGGATACGAGCGTTACTTTGAACAAAACGGCAAGCGTTTTATCCATATTTTTGACGGACACACAGGACGACCTGTAGAAAACGAATTAGCTTCGGTCACCATCGTTGCCGAATCAGGGCTATACGCCGACGCCTTATCCACAAGCCTATTCGTCATGGGCAAAGATAAGGCCATTGAATTCTGGAAGAACAATCACGAAAGTTTCCAAATGATCCTGACCATGAACGATCATACCATCGCATACACCGATGGGCTCAAGGACGTTTTAACACTCACCCACCAAATCAAGAGCAAAACGATTATCCAAAAGTAA
- the hemL gene encoding glutamate-1-semialdehyde 2,1-aminomutase codes for MNHSISEKLFAEAKSLMPGGVNSPVRAFGNVGATPPFIARAKGSHIYDVDGNDYVDYVGSWGPMMLGHAHDSVIKAVAETAQNGLSFGAPCGLESELAKLVMELVPSIEMIRMVNSGTEATMSAIRAARGFTGRDKIIKFEGCYHGHSDSLLIKAGSGMLTTGKPSSKGVPADLAKYTLTLQYNDVAQVRETFDAIGDEIAGVIVEPVAGNMGVVPATKEFLQTLSDETKKHGALLIVDEVMTGFRVGIHCAQGLYGIKPDLTTFGKIIGGGMPVGAYGGRLDVMQQIAPLGGIYQAGTLSGNPVAMAAGLATMRELSGNPEHYVRAERSTTNLLKGLKDAAVEAGLPMTTNQVGSMGCVFFTEGPVNCFADVQKSDLELFRKYFLGMLDEGIYLAPSQFEAIFVSSAHTDEDINKTIAAARKVLKSL; via the coding sequence ATGAATCATTCTATTAGTGAAAAACTGTTTGCTGAAGCAAAGTCCCTGATGCCTGGTGGCGTCAATAGTCCTGTTCGCGCTTTTGGTAACGTGGGGGCGACTCCTCCGTTTATCGCCCGCGCCAAGGGCAGTCATATTTATGATGTGGACGGCAACGACTATGTGGATTACGTGGGCTCCTGGGGCCCCATGATGTTGGGCCATGCCCATGATTCCGTGATCAAGGCTGTGGCAGAAACAGCTCAGAATGGTTTGAGTTTTGGCGCGCCCTGCGGTCTGGAATCGGAACTGGCAAAGCTTGTGATGGAGCTGGTGCCCAGCATCGAAATGATTCGTATGGTGAACTCCGGTACGGAAGCTACCATGAGCGCCATCCGCGCTGCCCGCGGTTTTACCGGCCGCGATAAGATTATCAAGTTTGAAGGCTGCTACCACGGTCACAGCGACAGTTTGCTCATTAAGGCTGGCTCCGGCATGTTGACCACGGGCAAACCCAGCAGCAAGGGCGTTCCCGCAGACCTTGCCAAGTACACTTTGACGCTCCAGTACAATGACGTGGCCCAGGTTCGCGAAACCTTTGATGCCATCGGTGACGAAATCGCCGGCGTCATTGTGGAACCTGTGGCTGGCAACATGGGTGTTGTCCCTGCCACCAAGGAATTCCTCCAGACTCTTTCCGACGAAACCAAGAAGCACGGCGCCCTCCTGATTGTTGATGAAGTCATGACTGGTTTCCGCGTGGGCATTCATTGCGCACAGGGCCTGTATGGCATTAAGCCTGACTTGACCACTTTCGGTAAAATCATTGGTGGCGGCATGCCCGTTGGTGCTTACGGCGGTCGCCTGGATGTGATGCAGCAGATTGCTCCCTTGGGCGGAATCTATCAGGCAGGCACCTTGTCTGGAAATCCTGTTGCCATGGCAGCAGGCCTTGCCACCATGCGCGAGCTTAGCGGCAATCCCGAACATTATGTCCGTGCCGAACGTTCGACGACGAACCTGCTAAAGGGTCTCAAGGACGCAGCCGTTGAAGCGGGCCTCCCTATGACCACCAATCAGGTGGGTTCCATGGGTTGCGTCTTCTTCACCGAAGGTCCTGTAAACTGCTTTGCCGATGTTCAGAAGTCTGACTTGGAACTGTTCCGCAAGTACTTCCTGGGAATGCTTGACGAAGGCATTTACCTGGCCCCCAGCCAGTTCGAAGCCATCTTCGTCAGCTCCGCCCACACCGATGAAGACATCAACAAGACCATCGCCGCCGCCCGCAAGGTACTGAAGTCTTTATAA
- a CDS encoding cytosine permease — MMEKRTSIFSNAIIWFGVAISVSEIVCGIEIGEAAKLSDIWFPLVLGHVLGGIMLYFVGLIGARVRVNAMETTASTFGKYGSKFFAILNLTQLIGWIAVLNAQGAMALAGLNLPISFPVTCVILAVLIAAWVFVGLRKTAKITTVVMGLLAVLLVVLTAKLFGVDAAAASHAAAPAHQFGFWTIFEISIAMPLSWLPVISDYTKDVEKPVPATIASAVAYTLASLWMYFIGLQIAGLGLGVENGIAQAILLAGIGIPGIIIVALSTVTTNFLAANSAGESAKAIFSKLNPKVGGVVVCVLSTILAIWGIVDHYISFLYLIAAVFAPMAAVLLVSYFFVKEHLDQKGFWIWNLISWAVGFAVYEIAVNTGVDWIGPTILAVAVSAALSFAAKLKK; from the coding sequence ATGATGGAAAAGCGAACAAGTATTTTCTCCAATGCAATCATCTGGTTTGGCGTTGCCATTTCCGTTTCTGAAATCGTTTGCGGTATCGAAATCGGTGAGGCGGCCAAACTGAGTGATATCTGGTTCCCGCTGGTGCTGGGCCACGTTCTGGGTGGCATCATGCTTTACTTTGTGGGCCTGATTGGTGCCCGCGTTCGTGTGAACGCCATGGAAACTACCGCTTCCACTTTCGGCAAGTACGGTTCCAAATTCTTCGCCATCTTGAATCTCACTCAGCTTATTGGCTGGATTGCCGTGCTGAATGCTCAGGGTGCCATGGCCTTGGCTGGCTTGAATCTTCCTATTTCGTTCCCGGTGACTTGCGTAATTCTAGCTGTGCTTATTGCGGCTTGGGTTTTTGTTGGCCTGCGTAAGACTGCGAAGATTACCACGGTGGTCATGGGACTGTTGGCAGTTCTTCTGGTGGTGCTTACTGCAAAGCTTTTCGGTGTGGATGCAGCCGCTGCCTCCCACGCAGCTGCACCTGCTCATCAGTTTGGCTTTTGGACTATTTTCGAGATTTCCATCGCCATGCCTCTTTCCTGGCTGCCGGTGATTTCTGACTACACCAAGGATGTGGAAAAGCCTGTTCCAGCAACCATCGCTTCCGCCGTGGCTTATACTTTGGCCAGCCTCTGGATGTACTTCATTGGTCTGCAGATTGCTGGCCTTGGCCTGGGTGTTGAAAACGGTATTGCCCAGGCCATTCTCCTGGCTGGCATCGGTATTCCGGGTATTATTATCGTGGCCCTTTCTACAGTGACCACCAACTTCCTTGCTGCAAACTCTGCAGGCGAATCTGCCAAGGCCATCTTTAGCAAGTTGAATCCCAAGGTGGGTGGCGTTGTGGTTTGCGTCTTGAGCACCATTCTTGCCATCTGGGGCATTGTGGATCACTACATCAGCTTCCTCTACCTCATTGCCGCCGTATTTGCTCCCATGGCTGCGGTGCTTCTGGTTTCTTACTTCTTTGTGAAGGAACACCTGGACCAGAAGGGCTTCTGGATTTGGAACTTGATTTCCTGGGCAGTTGGCTTTGCTGTTTATGAAATTGCTGTGAACACCGGCGTGGATTGGATTGGTCCTACCATCCTGGCTGTCGCGGTTTCTGCGGCTCTGTCCTTTGCCGCAAAGCTAAAAAAATAA
- the nirJ2 gene encoding putative heme d1 biosynthesis radical SAM protein NirJ2, with amino-acid sequence MIVSWMTTNKCNLTCKHCYQNAGDTRARELTTEEGHKLIDEIKKAGFKIMIFSGGEPMTRPDIVELVEHASRVGLRPVFGTNGTMITAEMAQNLKKAGAMAMGISIDSIDPGRHNKFRGLDNAFELTLAGIENCKAAGLPFQIHTTIMDWNQGEILEIMDWVKEIGAVNHQIFFLVPVGRGKEIADHALHVAEYEKLLRSIMEKSRTLGIPVKPTCAPQFLRIADQLDVKTRYTRGCLAGLDYCIINPVGEVRPCAYMTEVAGDVHETPFDEIWANAEVFKKLRTKAYEGFCGKCKYNDRCGGCRARAAYYHDGDYMHEDNNCAYGRGVK; translated from the coding sequence ATGATCGTTTCTTGGATGACCACCAATAAGTGTAACTTGACCTGTAAGCATTGCTACCAGAATGCTGGTGATACAAGGGCTCGTGAGCTTACTACAGAAGAAGGCCATAAGCTCATTGATGAAATCAAAAAGGCTGGTTTCAAGATCATGATTTTCAGTGGTGGCGAACCCATGACTCGCCCCGATATTGTGGAATTGGTGGAACATGCATCCCGCGTGGGCCTTCGTCCAGTATTTGGAACCAACGGCACAATGATTACTGCAGAAATGGCCCAGAACCTGAAGAAGGCTGGTGCCATGGCTATGGGTATTAGCATCGATAGTATTGATCCTGGTCGTCACAATAAGTTCCGTGGTTTGGATAATGCTTTTGAATTGACCTTGGCTGGCATTGAAAATTGCAAGGCCGCTGGTTTGCCCTTCCAGATTCACACTACCATCATGGACTGGAACCAGGGTGAAATCCTTGAAATTATGGACTGGGTCAAGGAAATCGGGGCTGTGAACCATCAGATCTTTTTCCTGGTGCCTGTTGGTCGCGGTAAGGAAATTGCGGATCACGCCCTTCATGTGGCTGAATATGAAAAACTGCTCCGCTCCATTATGGAGAAGAGCCGCACCTTGGGTATTCCGGTGAAGCCCACTTGTGCTCCTCAGTTCCTGCGTATTGCAGACCAGCTGGATGTAAAGACTCGCTACACTCGCGGTTGTCTTGCTGGTTTGGATTATTGCATTATTAACCCGGTGGGAGAGGTTCGTCCCTGCGCCTATATGACGGAAGTTGCTGGCGACGTGCATGAAACTCCCTTTGATGAAATCTGGGCTAATGCTGAAGTTTTCAAGAAACTCCGCACCAAGGCGTACGAAGGCTTCTGCGGTAAGTGTAAGTATAACGATCGTTGCGGTGGCTGTCGCGCACGCGCTGCCTATTATCACGATGGCGACTATATGCACGAAGATAACAACTGCGCTTACGGTCGTGGCGTAAAGTAA
- the tadA gene encoding tRNA adenosine(34) deaminase TadA, translating into MDDLKKVGDIDPMEIAAKLLAEEDERFMRLALREAQQAFDEKEIPIGCVIVKDGVVIGKGHNQIEMLKDATAHAEILTIGTAAGALDNWRLDGCTLYVTLEPCPMCAGAILNSRVSRVVYGSPDTRFGGCGTTIDVITDNALKRPVPVTGGVLADECLGILKAFFQRMRLEKGDSGKKA; encoded by the coding sequence ATGGACGACCTGAAAAAAGTAGGCGACATCGACCCGATGGAAATTGCAGCCAAACTGTTGGCGGAAGAGGATGAACGCTTTATGCGGCTGGCTCTTCGAGAAGCCCAGCAGGCTTTCGATGAAAAGGAAATTCCCATCGGCTGTGTCATCGTGAAGGATGGGGTAGTGATCGGTAAAGGTCACAACCAGATCGAGATGCTGAAAGATGCTACCGCCCACGCAGAAATCCTTACCATCGGTACGGCTGCGGGTGCTCTGGATAACTGGCGTCTGGATGGCTGTACTTTGTATGTAACGCTGGAACCTTGCCCGATGTGCGCCGGGGCTATTCTCAATAGTCGCGTTTCCCGTGTGGTTTACGGCTCTCCCGATACACGCTTTGGTGGCTGCGGAACGACCATCGACGTTATTACAGATAACGCATTAAAACGTCCTGTTCCTGTTACAGGAGGCGTACTTGCCGATGAATGTCTAGGAATACTGAAGGCCTTTTTCCAGCGGATGCGCCTAGAAAAAGGTGACTCTGGTAAAAAAGCCTAA
- a CDS encoding fimbrial protein, with product MKNTFTSVLLLTVVGLAVLVAGASYFGAPLFGWMIMIAIFVVFILEQVVALKKIKQVAAENEVLETSKHRGIYGISGDGVVAKRIALAKSLLNKKIRLDSPIAYEVLNNNVDIKVPRSSGGTVILLGLMGTFFGLMASIATAGGAMDTTTQGTLDTIQHLFQNMKGIFGTSLCGLFAALILNATRSLMISARDNFMARLDALTLNMQGDVSEEESDKTGLERLFESVEKNLAAVTASVQEGLTGVVNKVGEELSATTAKMNDSVSASVDQVSASVNASVQKVSAEMSASVKTLNESLASAMSGMNDAVKDLGGSVSASISTAFAPMENSVKALSASVESIPSKLDEKLNGLSAALDSGLGDIAGGVKAGLNGVADDVKSALSDVSGSVYDGLYKVSESAQNSLADSSSSIAESIADQVKQSNEQWNEFMQRLEERATSNVDAQREGLETLKNVALQVAEKAQAGSAELSASVSEKLGTLSNDILAAFQKLSETSSVLLEAQKALTESIDNRVVKEKEATDALGGNIVETAELMRVNQSELSANLEMLRAGLETILEKLSGDTAERDEEENFIEHLNQSLEAFHERASEVLMENAVKTQEILLEVLEQTQRVGHSASVASSASSEESKVEE from the coding sequence ATGAAGAATACATTCACATCCGTCTTGTTGTTAACTGTTGTGGGCCTTGCTGTTCTGGTGGCAGGCGCTAGTTATTTTGGCGCACCGCTGTTTGGCTGGATGATCATGATCGCCATCTTCGTGGTGTTCATCTTGGAACAGGTCGTCGCCCTCAAGAAGATTAAGCAGGTGGCTGCAGAAAATGAAGTTCTTGAAACTAGCAAACATCGCGGCATTTACGGCATCTCTGGCGATGGCGTTGTGGCAAAACGCATTGCTCTTGCCAAGAGCCTCCTGAATAAGAAAATCCGTCTGGATTCTCCCATCGCCTACGAAGTGCTGAATAACAACGTGGATATCAAGGTTCCCCGCAGTTCCGGCGGTACGGTGATTCTCCTTGGCTTGATGGGTACCTTCTTCGGTCTCATGGCGTCCATCGCTACAGCAGGTGGCGCTATGGATACTACCACACAGGGAACTCTGGATACCATCCAGCACTTGTTCCAGAACATGAAGGGTATCTTCGGTACTTCTCTTTGCGGCTTGTTTGCTGCCTTGATCTTGAATGCAACCCGCAGTTTGATGATTTCCGCCCGTGATAACTTTATGGCTCGTTTGGATGCCTTGACCTTGAATATGCAGGGTGATGTGTCCGAAGAAGAATCTGACAAGACGGGTCTGGAACGTTTGTTCGAAAGTGTGGAAAAGAATCTCGCCGCTGTAACTGCTTCCGTTCAGGAAGGCCTTACGGGTGTTGTCAATAAGGTAGGGGAGGAACTGTCCGCAACTACCGCCAAGATGAACGATAGCGTTTCTGCTTCCGTGGATCAGGTTTCTGCAAGTGTGAACGCTTCCGTCCAGAAGGTTTCCGCAGAAATGTCCGCTTCCGTCAAGACCTTGAATGAATCTCTCGCTTCTGCCATGAGCGGCATGAACGATGCTGTGAAGGATCTGGGTGGTTCTGTCAGTGCATCCATTTCTACCGCCTTCGCTCCTATGGAGAACAGTGTGAAGGCTCTGTCTGCTTCTGTGGAATCCATTCCCTCTAAGCTGGACGAAAAGCTGAACGGTCTTTCTGCAGCTCTGGATTCCGGCTTGGGTGACATTGCTGGTGGCGTAAAGGCAGGCCTCAATGGTGTGGCAGATGATGTGAAGTCCGCCTTGAGTGATGTTTCCGGCAGCGTCTACGATGGCCTCTATAAGGTCAGCGAATCTGCTCAGAACTCTCTGGCTGATTCCTCCAGCAGCATTGCAGAATCCATTGCGGATCAGGTCAAGCAGTCCAACGAACAGTGGAATGAATTCATGCAGCGTCTGGAAGAACGCGCTACCTCCAATGTGGATGCACAGCGTGAAGGTCTGGAAACTCTCAAGAATGTCGCCCTTCAGGTGGCTGAAAAGGCTCAGGCCGGTTCTGCAGAACTTTCCGCTTCCGTCTCCGAAAAGCTGGGTACTCTTTCCAACGACATTCTGGCTGCCTTCCAGAAACTTTCCGAAACCTCTTCCGTATTGTTGGAAGCCCAGAAGGCTCTCACGGAAAGTATCGACAACCGTGTGGTCAAGGAAAAGGAAGCTACCGACGCTCTTGGCGGAAACATTGTGGAAACCGCAGAACTCATGCGTGTGAACCAGTCCGAACTGAGCGCTAACTTGGAAATGCTCCGCGCCGGTCTGGAAACCATCCTCGAAAAGCTCAGCGGTGATACCGCCGAACGTGACGAAGAAGAAAACTTCATCGAACACTTGAACCAGTCTCTGGAAGCCTTCCACGAACGCGCCAGCGAAGTGCTTATGGAAAATGCGGTCAAGACTCAGGAAATCCTCCTGGAAGTCCTGGAACAGACCCAGCGTGTGGGCCACTCCGCTTCTGTTGCATCCTCCGCAAGTTCCGAAGAATCCAAGGTCGAGGAATAA
- a CDS encoding OmpA family protein: protein MRFKRDENSNPWMAYTDLGVALVSLFILAFVAMATLKEQKAEDLTRTEEEVLSCQEEMRKIAAERNALLSKSLQTSIEAGLIALEGGKIQIQAQFLFPINGADLTNEGVSVIRGISKGLLEAMDSTDVIMVSGFTDDTPIKSKSYTNWNLSTERAVNVVKTLIKEGFPPERLFAAGFGEHQPKYPNDTEEHRRLNRRVEIGVTPLQMMEKSN, encoded by the coding sequence ATGCGTTTCAAGAGAGACGAAAACAGCAATCCCTGGATGGCCTATACCGACTTAGGTGTAGCCCTGGTTTCGCTGTTCATTCTGGCTTTCGTAGCTATGGCTACCCTCAAGGAACAGAAGGCAGAAGACTTGACCCGTACCGAAGAAGAAGTGCTGAGCTGTCAGGAAGAAATGCGAAAGATTGCGGCTGAACGTAATGCCCTTCTTTCCAAGAGCTTGCAGACTTCTATTGAGGCAGGCCTTATCGCTCTTGAAGGTGGTAAGATTCAGATTCAGGCCCAGTTCCTGTTTCCTATCAATGGCGCAGACTTGACCAACGAAGGCGTTAGCGTGATTCGCGGAATCAGCAAGGGTCTTCTGGAAGCCATGGATTCTACAGACGTCATCATGGTTAGTGGCTTTACGGATGATACTCCCATCAAGTCTAAGTCCTATACCAACTGGAACCTTTCTACGGAACGTGCGGTCAATGTGGTGAAGACTTTGATTAAGGAAGGTTTCCCGCCGGAACGCCTGTTCGCCGCAGGCTTTGGCGAACACCAGCCCAAGTATCCCAACGATACGGAAGAACATCGTCGCTTGAACCGTCGTGTAGAAATTGGCGTGACCCCGCTCCAGATGATGGAAAAGTCTAACTAG
- a CDS encoding Rpn family recombination-promoting nuclease/putative transposase — translation MSEYKMKPYEELDITDNFMFTKVFSNVDVARDFLQDVLKVNIDKISVVSEAASQEDPFHKSVRFDVHVREDISGAGGATKVGRQFDIELQMENTGELPKRARYYQGMCDLDALAKGADYEELQEQYILFICPSDIFKKGKPVYKFQNREESDPNILMGDLCYKNYYIFKKYSEMDDEATREYMQYFATKKCESEKMKRIHKLVEKYRMDPAARKAYMTLEQELNIRYKKGLKEGLAEGADSKNKELAKGFRDKGYAIKDIAEITGLSPEEIKEL, via the coding sequence ATGAGTGAATACAAAATGAAGCCCTATGAGGAGCTGGACATCACGGACAACTTCATGTTTACGAAGGTGTTCAGCAATGTGGACGTGGCCAGAGATTTCCTGCAGGACGTTCTGAAGGTCAACATTGATAAGATTTCCGTTGTTTCGGAGGCTGCGTCCCAGGAGGATCCCTTCCACAAGAGCGTCCGTTTTGACGTGCATGTTCGCGAGGACATTTCTGGCGCTGGTGGCGCGACTAAGGTGGGCCGGCAGTTTGATATCGAACTGCAGATGGAGAATACCGGGGAACTTCCCAAGCGGGCACGTTATTATCAGGGGATGTGTGATTTGGACGCCCTGGCCAAGGGCGCAGACTACGAGGAACTCCAGGAACAGTACATCCTGTTCATCTGCCCTTCCGACATTTTCAAGAAGGGAAAGCCCGTTTACAAGTTCCAGAACCGCGAGGAATCTGACCCGAATATTTTGATGGGAGACCTCTGCTACAAGAATTATTATATCTTTAAGAAGTACTCCGAAATGGACGACGAGGCAACTCGCGAATACATGCAGTATTTCGCCACCAAGAAGTGCGAATCCGAAAAGATGAAGCGCATCCACAAGCTGGTCGAAAAGTACCGCATGGACCCCGCAGCAAGGAAGGCTTATATGACTCTGGAACAGGAACTCAACATTCGCTACAAGAAGGGACTCAAGGAAGGACTTGCCGAGGGAGCAGATTCCAAGAACAAGGAATTGGCCAAGGGTTTCCGCGATAAGGGCTACGCCATCAAGGATATCGCTGAAATTACAGGTCTCTCTCCTGAGGAAATCAAGGAACTTTAA
- the argH gene encoding argininosuccinate lyase has translation MAKSSKAAAKPAAKKESKKGTQTNMWTGRFASGMAQSMVDLSFSLHFDAELIEEDIEGSIGHGKGLVESGVLTKAEYKKICDGLKTILDDYHAGKNLWQPSDEDIHMAVERVLTERIGALGKKIHTGRSRNDQVCTDFKLYMRHRAAEIRALEIELMDVVLDLSKKYFGKLMPGYTHLQQAQPIYFSHYLMSMFFAVSRDVKRLDNFLELHSQLPLGSGAMAGSAFPYHRALVAAELGFKDVSPNSIDAVSHRDMMLEFNADLAIIANTMSRYAEDFVNWSTSEFGFLTLHDAFSSGSSMMPQKKNPDSMELIRGKSGRMLGNFTAMYTLAKGAPLSYSRDLQEDKEPVFDSVHNVKVILRVMKEALESARFNFDKMEAKMLPALLATDLADLLVEAGVPFRDAHHVVGSLVGEAARQGKEFTDLSDESWAAAGVPDVQKMKKTLTFEYSVSRRNIEGGTGPKSVKQQFTKAEALLRKFKKA, from the coding sequence ATGGCAAAGTCTTCTAAAGCTGCAGCAAAGCCCGCTGCAAAGAAAGAATCCAAGAAGGGAACCCAGACCAACATGTGGACCGGCCGCTTCGCTAGCGGTATGGCCCAGTCCATGGTGGATCTGTCCTTCAGCCTCCACTTCGACGCAGAACTCATTGAAGAAGACATCGAAGGCAGCATCGGTCACGGCAAAGGTTTGGTTGAATCCGGCGTGCTGACCAAGGCAGAATACAAGAAGATTTGCGACGGTCTCAAGACCATTCTGGACGACTACCACGCAGGCAAGAACCTGTGGCAGCCTTCCGACGAAGACATCCACATGGCTGTGGAACGCGTGCTTACCGAACGCATCGGCGCCCTGGGCAAGAAGATTCACACCGGTCGTAGCCGCAATGACCAGGTCTGCACCGACTTCAAGCTTTACATGCGTCACCGTGCTGCAGAAATCCGCGCCCTGGAAATCGAATTGATGGACGTGGTACTGGATCTTTCCAAGAAGTACTTCGGCAAGCTGATGCCGGGCTACACTCACTTGCAGCAGGCTCAGCCCATTTACTTCAGCCATTACCTCATGAGCATGTTCTTCGCAGTTAGCCGCGACGTTAAGCGCTTGGACAACTTCCTGGAATTGCATTCTCAGCTGCCGCTGGGTAGCGGCGCCATGGCTGGTTCCGCATTCCCCTACCACCGCGCTCTCGTGGCTGCTGAACTTGGCTTTAAGGATGTAAGCCCCAACTCCATCGACGCAGTAAGCCACCGCGACATGATGCTGGAATTCAACGCCGACCTCGCCATCATCGCAAACACCATGAGCCGTTACGCCGAAGATTTCGTAAACTGGAGCACCAGCGAATTCGGTTTCCTCACTTTGCACGATGCATTCAGCAGCGGCTCCTCCATGATGCCCCAGAAGAAGAACCCGGACTCCATGGAATTGATCCGCGGTAAGTCTGGCCGTATGCTGGGCAACTTCACCGCTATGTACACTCTTGCAAAGGGCGCACCGCTTTCTTATAGCCGCGACCTGCAGGAAGACAAGGAACCCGTATTCGACAGCGTTCACAACGTGAAGGTGATTCTCCGCGTGATGAAGGAAGCTCTGGAATCCGCACGCTTCAACTTCGACAAGATGGAAGCCAAGATGCTGCCGGCGCTGCTGGCTACCGACCTGGCTGACCTTTTGGTAGAAGCAGGCGTTCCGTTCCGTGACGCTCACCATGTGGTTGGTAGCCTTGTGGGCGAAGCCGCCCGCCAGGGTAAAGAATTCACGGACCTGTCCGACGAATCTTGGGCAGCCGCCGGCGTTCCCGATGTGCAGAAGATGAAGAAGACCCTGACTTTCGAATACAGCGTAAGCCGCCGTAACATCGAAGGTGGTACCGGTCCCAAGTCTGTAAAGCAGCAGTTCACAAAGGCAGAAGCATTGCTTAGGAAGTTTAAAAAGGCTTAA